A portion of the Roseovarius sp. SCSIO 43702 genome contains these proteins:
- the pdxA gene encoding 4-hydroxythreonine-4-phosphate dehydrogenase PdxA, translating into MKPVALTSGEPAGIGPELAAKAWTVLRDRFAFFWIGDPSHLPRGTRAVEIAAPDEAGAAMERGLPVLPQEFDGPLTPGTPNPRHAACVVSAIETAVRLVRVGEASALCTAPIHKKALQDGAGFAFPGHTEFLSHLAGGARAVMMLASDQLRVVPVTIHMALAKVPGALTPALLDETIRITHAALIRDFGLPAPRLAVAGLNPHAGEGGNMGREEIEIIAPVLETLRREGIGVTGPMSADTMFHAAARTGYDAAIAMYHDQALIPIKTLDFDRGVNVTLGLPFIRTSPDHGTALDIAGQGIANPTSTVEALMMAARMAAARAA; encoded by the coding sequence GTGAAGCCCGTCGCGCTCACCTCGGGTGAGCCGGCGGGGATCGGGCCGGAACTCGCCGCGAAGGCGTGGACCGTGCTGAGGGACCGCTTCGCCTTCTTCTGGATCGGCGATCCTTCGCACCTGCCGCGTGGCACGCGGGCGGTCGAGATCGCCGCGCCCGACGAGGCCGGCGCGGCGATGGAGCGCGGCCTGCCCGTGCTACCGCAGGAGTTCGACGGGCCGCTCACCCCCGGCACGCCGAATCCGCGCCATGCCGCCTGCGTCGTCTCGGCCATCGAGACCGCCGTGCGGCTGGTCCGGGTCGGCGAGGCCTCGGCGCTCTGCACGGCACCCATCCACAAGAAAGCGCTTCAGGATGGCGCGGGTTTCGCATTTCCGGGTCACACGGAGTTCCTGTCGCATCTCGCGGGCGGCGCTCGCGCCGTGATGATGCTGGCGAGCGATCAGTTGCGCGTGGTACCGGTGACGATCCACATGGCCCTGGCCAAGGTGCCCGGCGCACTCACCCCTGCCCTTCTGGACGAGACCATCCGCATCACCCACGCGGCCCTCATCCGCGATTTCGGCCTGCCCGCCCCGCGTCTGGCGGTCGCGGGTCTCAACCCCCATGCCGGTGAAGGGGGAAACATGGGACGCGAGGAGATCGAGATCATCGCGCCCGTGCTCGAGACGCTGCGCCGCGAAGGTATCGGGGTGACGGGGCCGATGTCGGCGGACACCATGTTCCATGCTGCCGCGCGGACGGGCTATGACGCGGCGATCGCGATGTATCACGACCAGGCGCTCATCCCCATCAAGACGCTCGATTTCGATCGCGGGGTCAACGTGACGCTGGGCCTGCCCTTCATCCGCACGTCGCCGGATCACGGCACCGCGCTCGACATCGCGGGCCAGGGGATCGCGAACCCCACATCGACCGTGGAGGCCCTCATGATGGCGGCGCGGATGGCGGCGGCGCGCGCGGCATGA
- a CDS encoding leucyl aminopeptidase, which translates to MTTPATPLAPVRFTDLDLDAIAGAKGRVAVFVTPDGKLDKPARRVNRLTKGALARMVEEGALKDMKEGEVKTLAWPGGLEAKALDVVCLERNADALTARKAGVALGKLKERDPVLVLASQLRRPADLAQGIVLRAYEFEARKSKPKTDEPGEVTVAVSDPDATRETAAPLLAVAEGVFMTRDLVSEPANHLTTTEFARRIKEMESLGLKVKILEEAEMEKLGMGCLLSVGQGSASPSKIAVMEWMGGTEGDAPLALVGKGVVFDTGGISLKPASGMEDMTMDMGGAGVVAGTMRALAKRKAKANVVGLVGLVENMPSGTATRPGDVVTSMKGDTVEVINTDAEGRLVLADVMWYAQETYKPSGMIDLATLTGAIIIGLGHEKAGVFSNDDPLCNKFLRAAEAEGEGAWRMPMGEAYDEMLKSEIADMKNVGGRPAGSITAAQFLQRFVKEGCPWIHLDIAGVASVKSDPPHGPKGASGWGVMALNRLVADQFEGD; encoded by the coding sequence ATGACCACGCCCGCCACGCCCCTCGCGCCCGTTCGCTTCACCGATCTCGATCTCGACGCCATCGCCGGGGCCAAGGGGCGCGTCGCCGTGTTCGTGACCCCCGACGGCAAGCTCGACAAGCCCGCGCGCCGCGTCAACCGCCTGACCAAGGGCGCGCTCGCCCGCATGGTCGAGGAGGGGGCGCTCAAGGACATGAAGGAAGGCGAGGTCAAGACGCTTGCCTGGCCCGGCGGGCTCGAGGCCAAGGCGCTGGACGTGGTCTGTCTCGAACGCAATGCCGACGCGCTCACCGCGCGCAAGGCCGGCGTCGCACTGGGCAAGCTCAAGGAACGCGATCCGGTGCTCGTGCTCGCCTCGCAGCTGCGCCGCCCGGCCGACCTGGCACAGGGCATCGTGCTGCGCGCCTACGAGTTCGAGGCGCGCAAGAGCAAGCCCAAGACCGATGAACCGGGCGAGGTGACGGTCGCCGTGTCCGATCCCGACGCCACGCGCGAGACAGCCGCGCCGCTTCTGGCCGTGGCCGAGGGCGTGTTCATGACCCGCGACCTCGTGAGCGAGCCCGCCAATCACCTCACCACCACCGAGTTCGCCCGCCGTATCAAGGAGATGGAAAGCCTCGGCCTCAAGGTGAAGATACTCGAGGAGGCCGAGATGGAAAAGCTCGGCATGGGCTGCCTTCTGTCGGTGGGGCAGGGGTCGGCCAGCCCGTCGAAGATCGCCGTGATGGAGTGGATGGGCGGCACCGAGGGCGATGCGCCGCTTGCTCTCGTCGGCAAGGGGGTCGTCTTCGACACCGGCGGGATCAGCCTGAAACCGGCCTCGGGGATGGAGGACATGACGATGGACATGGGGGGCGCAGGCGTCGTCGCGGGCACCATGCGCGCGCTCGCCAAGCGCAAGGCGAAGGCCAACGTCGTGGGCCTCGTGGGCCTCGTCGAGAACATGCCGTCGGGCACCGCCACGCGCCCCGGCGACGTGGTGACCTCGATGAAGGGCGACACCGTCGAAGTGATCAACACCGACGCCGAGGGCCGGCTCGTCCTCGCCGACGTGATGTGGTATGCGCAGGAGACCTACAAGCCTTCGGGCATGATCGACCTCGCCACGCTCACCGGCGCGATCATCATCGGGCTCGGCCACGAGAAGGCAGGCGTCTTCTCGAACGACGATCCGCTTTGCAACAAGTTCCTGCGCGCCGCCGAGGCCGAGGGCGAAGGCGCGTGGCGGATGCCCATGGGCGAAGCCTATGACGAGATGCTCAAGAGCGAGATCGCCGACATGAAGAACGTGGGCGGCCGGCCGGCGGGCTCGATCACCGCGGCGCAGTTCCTCCAGCGTTTCGTCAAGGAAGGATGCCCCTGGATCCATCTCGACATCGCGGGTGTGGCGTCGGTCAAGTCCGACCCGCCGCACGGCCCCAAGGGCGCCTCGGGATGGGGCGTGATGGCGCTCAACCGGCTCGTCGCCGACCAGTTCGAGGGCGATTGA
- the rsmA gene encoding 16S rRNA (adenine(1518)-N(6)/adenine(1519)-N(6))-dimethyltransferase RsmA, giving the protein MSGIDALPPLRQVIADHDLSAKKALGQNFLLDLNLTAKIARQAGDLSGADVLEIGPGPGGLTRGLLAEGARRVLAVEKDARCLPALAEIAKAYPGRLEVVNADALKLDPLAHLSPPVRVVANLPYNVGTELLVRWLTPAEWPPFWQSLTLMFQREVAERIVAVPGSKAYGRLAILAQWRADARIVMSLPPEAFTPPPKVSSAVVHLTALPAPRYPADAKVLERVVAQAFNQRRKMLRAALKGLAPDIEDRLRAVGIDPTRRAETVTLEEFCALARDIGG; this is encoded by the coding sequence ATGAGCGGGATCGACGCGCTTCCGCCGCTCAGGCAGGTGATCGCGGATCACGACCTTTCGGCGAAGAAGGCGCTTGGGCAGAACTTCCTGCTGGACCTGAACCTGACCGCCAAGATCGCGCGGCAGGCGGGCGACCTGAGCGGGGCCGACGTGCTCGAGATCGGTCCCGGCCCGGGGGGTCTGACCCGCGGCCTTCTGGCGGAGGGCGCGCGCCGCGTGCTGGCCGTGGAAAAGGATGCGCGGTGCCTGCCCGCGCTGGCCGAGATCGCCAAGGCCTATCCCGGCCGGCTCGAGGTGGTGAACGCCGATGCGCTCAAGCTCGATCCGCTGGCGCATCTCTCGCCGCCCGTTCGCGTGGTCGCCAACCTGCCCTACAACGTGGGCACCGAACTTCTCGTCCGCTGGCTCACCCCGGCGGAATGGCCGCCCTTCTGGCAGAGCCTGACGCTGATGTTCCAGCGCGAGGTGGCCGAGCGGATCGTGGCGGTGCCCGGCTCGAAAGCCTACGGGCGGCTTGCGATCCTCGCACAGTGGCGGGCCGACGCGCGCATCGTGATGAGCCTGCCACCCGAGGCGTTCACCCCGCCGCCCAAGGTGTCGAGCGCGGTCGTGCACCTGACCGCCCTTCCCGCGCCGCGCTACCCGGCGGATGCAAAGGTGCTCGAGCGGGTGGTGGCGCAGGCCTTCAACCAGCGGCGCAAGATGCTGCGGGCCGCGCTGAAGGGGCTGGCGCCCGATATCGAGGACCGGTTGCGCGCGGTGGGGATCGACCCCACGCGCCGCGCCGAAACCGTGACGCTCGAGGAGTTCTGCGCGCTGGCGCGTGACATCGGCGGATGA
- a CDS encoding MarC family protein: MDSAFLITAFFTFFVVMDPPGLAPLFAALTQGMDPHRRRVIALRACVVAAGVLVAFAGFGEQLLEFIGISMPAFRIAGGIMLFLIALDMLFERRTKRREHQAEEDDHDDPSVFPLAIPLIAGPGTIATVILLTGQAPGWGGFAAVLGVMFGVLALNYICLLAAGFIDRLLGRTGVIVLTRLLGMLLAALSVQFVLDGLKSFGFAG; the protein is encoded by the coding sequence ATGGACAGCGCTTTCCTCATCACCGCCTTCTTCACCTTCTTCGTGGTGATGGACCCGCCGGGCCTTGCCCCGCTATTCGCGGCGCTCACGCAGGGGATGGATCCGCATCGGCGGCGGGTGATCGCGCTCAGGGCCTGCGTGGTCGCGGCGGGTGTCCTCGTCGCCTTCGCGGGGTTCGGCGAGCAGCTTCTGGAGTTCATCGGGATCAGCATGCCCGCCTTCCGTATCGCGGGCGGCATCATGCTTTTCCTCATCGCGCTCGACATGCTCTTCGAGCGGCGCACCAAGCGGCGCGAGCACCAGGCCGAGGAGGACGATCACGACGACCCGTCGGTCTTTCCGCTGGCCATCCCGCTCATCGCCGGGCCGGGCACCATCGCCACGGTGATCCTCCTGACCGGGCAGGCACCGGGCTGGGGCGGGTTCGCCGCCGTGCTGGGGGTGATGTTCGGCGTGCTCGCACTCAACTACATCTGCCTGCTGGCGGCGGGGTTCATCGACCGGCTGCTGGGCCGCACGGGTGTCATCGTCCTGACGCGGCTCCTGGGGATGCTGCTGGCCGCGCTCTCCGTGCAGTTCGTGCTGGACGGGTTGAAGAGCTTCGGCTTCGCCGGGTGA
- the lptF gene encoding LPS export ABC transporter permease LptF, with product MLSQLLVLFGFFALVLVSIFWINKAVRMFDRLISDGQSAFVFLELTALTLPGVIAVVLPIAGFAGAVYVTNRLSTESELTVMQATGYSPWRLARPVLFYGLIVGAMMSLLSHLLVPVSLHQLEMRRIEVSRNVTAKLLTEGEFLHPASGVTFYIREITPEGELRDVFLSDRRDPDAPVTYTSKSAYLVQEGGGTKLVMVRGLAQTLRTNGNRLFTTFFDDFSYDISSLVSRDVIELTRVNFQLTPALIAAPEAVAETAGISKGAVMIELHNRFAQPILCVVAALIGFATLLLGNYSRFGVWRQILLAFVLLVGVKLVESAVAAPVLGNAALWPILYAPSVVGFAIVGALLWLAGRPGLLGRLVRFPRLRERTA from the coding sequence ATGCTGTCGCAATTGCTGGTGCTGTTCGGCTTCTTCGCGCTGGTGCTCGTCTCGATCTTCTGGATCAACAAGGCCGTGCGCATGTTCGACCGGCTGATCAGCGACGGTCAATCGGCCTTCGTCTTTCTCGAACTCACCGCCCTGACCCTGCCGGGCGTCATCGCCGTCGTCCTGCCGATCGCGGGTTTCGCGGGCGCCGTCTACGTCACCAACCGGCTCAGCACCGAGAGCGAGCTGACCGTCATGCAGGCCACCGGTTATTCCCCCTGGCGGCTGGCGCGGCCGGTGTTGTTCTACGGCCTGATCGTGGGCGCGATGATGTCGCTCCTGTCACACCTGCTGGTGCCGGTGAGCCTGCACCAACTCGAGATGCGGCGCATCGAGGTGTCGCGCAACGTCACCGCGAAGCTGCTGACCGAGGGGGAATTCCTGCATCCCGCCTCGGGTGTCACCTTTTACATCCGCGAGATCACGCCGGAGGGCGAGTTGCGGGACGTGTTCCTGTCGGACCGACGCGATCCCGATGCGCCGGTGACCTACACGTCGAAATCCGCCTATCTCGTGCAGGAGGGCGGCGGCACGAAGCTCGTGATGGTGCGCGGGCTGGCGCAGACGCTCAGGACCAACGGCAACCGCCTTTTCACGACGTTCTTCGACGATTTCTCTTATGATATCAGCAGCCTGGTGTCGCGCGACGTCATCGAGCTCACGCGTGTCAACTTCCAGCTCACCCCGGCGCTCATCGCCGCGCCCGAGGCCGTCGCGGAGACGGCAGGCATCAGCAAGGGCGCGGTGATGATCGAGCTTCACAACCGGTTCGCGCAGCCGATCCTCTGCGTGGTGGCCGCGCTCATCGGGTTCGCGACACTCCTTCTGGGCAATTACAGCCGCTTCGGCGTCTGGCGCCAGATCCTTCTGGCCTTCGTGCTGCTGGTGGGCGTGAAACTGGTCGAAAGCGCGGTGGCGGCCCCGGTCCTTGGCAATGCCGCGCTCTGGCCGATCCTCTATGCGCCGAGCGTCGTCGGCTTCGCCATCGTCGGCGCGCTCCTGTGGCTCGCGGGACGCCCCGGCCTTCTGGGCAGGCTCGTCCGCTTCCCCCGGTTGCGGGAGCGGACGGCATGA
- a CDS encoding LPS assembly protein LptD — protein MRAVRAIWAALLGLALGMGPVSPLAAQSADADPAVLVADDVTITSDRRLVASGNVEALYDGRRLTARSVTYDRTTERLVIEGPITLSDGDYTTVLADAAELDRDLQNGILRGARVVMDDQLQMAAVQANTVNGRYTQLYKAAVTSCQVCHDGGLPLWQIRARRVIHDREERQIYLDDAQFRVLDTPIMYIPRLRLPDPTLERATGFLVPSLKNSTLLGFGAKIPYFVRLGDDKDITFTPYISTETRTLEWRYRQAFRNGGIEFEGALSKDDIGRPRSFRNYVAGAGAFALKRDFVLRFDVELVNDDTYLVDYDYSGKDRLDSEISVERVRRDEWVHAALTHFRSLRAGEADSTLPTVVGNADYERRVFPARIGGELRFAAALHSHYRSSDDTTDGPDLDIYADGRDVTRLTGSADWLRTWTLMGGVRSSVQTGLAFDATRVHQAGTTSASQAAELTPSAAVTLRWPWARRSAGSGVTNVIEPVMQLAWVGGSDPDIPNDESTRVEFDEGNLLSLSRFPETDRRERGVIAAYGLSWARINPNGLQTRLSVGQVWRDARQLERTGASSFSDTSGQQGHYSDVLVAAQVATQNGLSLTARGLFDDQFDTTKAELRGTWQNARTDLSATYVWLGRDPAENRPGTISEWAFDASYRLSRHWTGSAEWRYDVASDESVKGGVGLTYTNECVDISLKASRRFTSSTILTPSTDISLTVGLRGFATRTADKSYVRTCRK, from the coding sequence GTGAGGGCGGTGCGCGCGATATGGGCCGCTCTTCTGGGCCTTGCCCTGGGGATGGGGCCGGTGTCGCCTCTCGCCGCGCAGAGCGCGGATGCGGATCCGGCGGTTCTCGTGGCCGATGACGTGACCATAACCTCGGATCGCCGGTTGGTCGCGAGCGGCAATGTCGAGGCGCTCTATGACGGGCGGCGCCTGACGGCGCGGTCGGTGACCTATGACCGCACGACCGAACGCCTCGTCATCGAGGGGCCGATCACGCTTTCGGATGGCGATTATACGACCGTTCTGGCCGATGCGGCAGAACTTGACCGGGACCTGCAGAACGGCATCCTGCGCGGCGCTCGGGTGGTGATGGACGACCAGCTTCAGATGGCGGCGGTTCAGGCCAACACGGTCAACGGTCGCTACACGCAGCTTTACAAGGCCGCGGTCACGTCCTGCCAGGTGTGCCACGACGGCGGGCTCCCGCTTTGGCAGATCCGGGCACGGCGGGTGATCCATGACCGCGAGGAGCGGCAGATCTACCTCGATGACGCGCAGTTTCGCGTGCTCGACACACCGATCATGTATATCCCGCGCCTGCGCCTGCCCGACCCCACGCTCGAGCGGGCGACGGGCTTCCTCGTGCCGTCGCTCAAGAATTCGACGCTCCTGGGCTTCGGGGCGAAGATACCCTATTTCGTGCGGCTGGGTGACGACAAGGACATCACCTTCACCCCCTACATCTCGACCGAGACGCGCACCCTCGAATGGCGCTACCGGCAGGCGTTCCGCAATGGCGGGATCGAGTTCGAGGGCGCGCTGTCGAAGGACGATATCGGGCGGCCGCGGTCCTTCCGCAACTACGTCGCGGGTGCCGGTGCCTTCGCGCTCAAGCGCGATTTCGTGCTGCGCTTCGACGTGGAACTGGTGAACGACGACACCTACTTGGTGGATTACGACTATTCCGGCAAGGACCGGCTCGACAGCGAAATATCGGTCGAGCGCGTGCGCCGCGACGAATGGGTGCACGCGGCGCTCACGCATTTCCGCTCGCTCCGCGCGGGCGAGGCGGACAGCACCCTGCCGACCGTGGTGGGCAACGCCGACTACGAGCGGCGCGTCTTTCCCGCGCGGATCGGGGGCGAGTTGCGCTTTGCCGCGGCGCTGCACAGCCATTACCGCAGTTCCGACGACACGACCGACGGGCCGGATCTCGACATCTATGCCGACGGGCGCGATGTCACGCGGCTCACGGGCAGCGCCGACTGGCTTCGGACCTGGACGCTGATGGGTGGCGTCCGGTCGAGCGTTCAGACCGGCCTTGCCTTCGATGCGACGCGCGTGCACCAGGCCGGCACGACGAGCGCCTCGCAGGCGGCCGAGCTTACGCCGAGCGCCGCCGTCACGCTCCGCTGGCCCTGGGCGCGGCGCAGTGCGGGGAGCGGTGTGACGAACGTGATCGAGCCTGTCATGCAGCTTGCCTGGGTGGGCGGAAGCGACCCGGATATTCCGAACGACGAAAGCACGCGCGTGGAGTTCGACGAGGGCAACCTCCTGTCGCTGTCGCGCTTTCCCGAAACCGACCGCCGGGAGCGCGGCGTGATCGCCGCCTACGGGCTTTCTTGGGCACGGATCAATCCCAACGGCCTGCAGACCCGGCTGAGTGTCGGGCAGGTCTGGCGCGACGCGCGGCAGCTCGAGCGCACCGGCGCGTCGAGCTTCTCCGACACCTCGGGGCAACAGGGGCATTACTCGGACGTGCTGGTCGCCGCGCAGGTCGCCACGCAAAACGGCCTCAGCCTCACGGCACGGGGTCTTTTCGACGACCAGTTCGATACCACCAAGGCCGAACTGCGCGGCACCTGGCAGAACGCGCGCACCGACCTGAGCGCCACCTATGTCTGGCTGGGCCGCGATCCGGCCGAGAATCGGCCCGGCACCATTTCGGAATGGGCGTTCGACGCCTCCTACCGGCTGTCGCGGCATTGGACCGGAAGCGCCGAGTGGCGCTATGACGTGGCCAGCGACGAGAGCGTCAAGGGCGGTGTCGGCCTGACCTATACGAATGAATGCGTGGATATTTCGCTTAAGGCCTCGCGCCGCTTCACCTCTTCCACTATCCTGACGCCGTCGACGGACATCAGCCTGACCGTCGGCCTGCGCGGATTTGCCACCCGGACCGCCGACAAGAGCTATGTCCGGACATGCAGGAAATGA
- a CDS encoding peptidylprolyl isomerase, with product MKTKFCITTLCKSAALALALFATQVPERAAAQSLFEAVITVNDAPITRFELEQRTRMLQLLRAPGDPRKLAREQLIEDRLKLQAARRDGIEVSEEEVQAGMDRFASQGGLTGEELAQRFEGAGVSEESFRAFIRAGVTWAELTRAKFGPRVSVTEEDIDRAREAIGRGGGVEVLMSEIIIPYTPQTQEQVEETARRIAEVTSESAFSAEARRYSATRTKGNGGRLPWTPISDLPPALQGIVLSLAPGDVTDPLPLEGAIALFQLRDIRETEVPEPTYAAIEYAAYYIAGGRSKAAIARAQRIEADTDTCDDLYGIAQGQPESVLERGSKAPGEIPQDIAYELSKLDPGEVSYALTRANGETLVLLMLCGRSETIEDEEPVVTAEDETTADSEAGEQQALSLSETERLSRQIGDQRLNSYAQGYLAELKADARIVEK from the coding sequence ATGAAGACGAAGTTTTGCATCACGACCCTTTGCAAGAGCGCCGCGCTGGCGCTCGCCCTTTTCGCGACGCAGGTGCCCGAGCGCGCCGCGGCGCAATCGCTTTTCGAAGCGGTGATCACCGTCAACGATGCACCCATCACGCGGTTCGAACTCGAGCAGCGCACGCGCATGCTCCAGTTGCTTCGCGCGCCGGGGGATCCCCGCAAGCTCGCGCGGGAGCAGTTGATCGAGGACCGGCTCAAGCTCCAGGCCGCGCGGCGCGACGGTATCGAGGTCTCCGAGGAGGAGGTGCAGGCGGGTATGGACCGCTTCGCCTCGCAGGGTGGTCTGACGGGTGAGGAACTCGCGCAGCGGTTCGAGGGCGCCGGTGTCTCGGAGGAATCCTTCCGCGCCTTCATCCGGGCGGGCGTCACCTGGGCCGAGCTGACCCGTGCCAAGTTCGGACCGCGCGTGTCCGTCACCGAGGAAGACATCGACCGCGCGCGCGAGGCGATCGGTCGCGGGGGCGGGGTCGAGGTGCTGATGTCCGAGATCATCATCCCCTACACGCCGCAAACGCAGGAGCAGGTCGAGGAGACCGCCCGGCGGATCGCCGAAGTGACGAGCGAAAGTGCCTTCTCGGCCGAGGCGCGCCGGTATTCCGCGACACGCACGAAGGGCAATGGCGGGCGCCTGCCCTGGACCCCGATCAGCGATCTGCCCCCGGCGCTGCAAGGCATCGTGCTGAGCCTCGCGCCCGGTGACGTGACCGATCCCCTGCCCCTCGAGGGGGCGATCGCGCTTTTCCAGTTGCGCGACATTCGCGAGACCGAGGTGCCCGAGCCGACCTACGCCGCGATCGAATATGCCGCCTATTACATCGCCGGCGGCCGGAGCAAGGCGGCGATCGCCCGTGCCCAGCGGATCGAGGCCGATACCGATACCTGCGACGATCTTTACGGCATCGCCCAGGGCCAGCCCGAAAGCGTTCTGGAGCGCGGCTCGAAAGCGCCGGGGGAGATTCCGCAGGATATCGCCTATGAGCTGTCGAAGCTCGATCCCGGCGAGGTGTCCTATGCGCTGACCCGCGCCAATGGCGAGACCCTCGTGCTCCTGATGCTCTGCGGCCGGTCCGAGACCATCGAGGATGAAGAGCCGGTTGTCACCGCCGAGGACGAGACGACTGCCGACAGCGAGGCGGGCGAGCAACAGGCGCTGAGCCTGTCGGAGACCGAGCGCCTGTCGCGCCAGATCGGCGACCAGCGCCTCAATTCCTATGCGCAAGGCTATCTCGCCGAACTCAAGGCGGATGCCCGGATCGTCGAGAAGTGA
- a CDS encoding TIGR02281 family clan AA aspartic protease, translating to MQDFDTANLVYLIVLGSAVVVWFVAANRQSLGKVTQQALLWGLIFLGVIAGVGMWDHVRDTVLPRQSVSADAGRIELPRGNDGHYYLTAEVNGAPIRFVVDTGASDVVLSRKDAEKAGFDPDTLSFHGRAVTANGSIRTAPVRIDSLDAGGIEERDVRAVVNGGELDTSLLGMSYLERFGSIEIGDGRLILTR from the coding sequence ATGCAGGATTTCGACACCGCGAACCTTGTCTATCTCATCGTGCTGGGAAGCGCGGTGGTGGTGTGGTTCGTGGCGGCGAACCGCCAGTCGCTTGGCAAGGTCACGCAGCAGGCGCTGCTCTGGGGGCTGATCTTTCTCGGGGTCATCGCCGGCGTGGGCATGTGGGACCACGTGCGCGACACGGTGCTGCCGCGCCAGAGCGTGAGTGCCGATGCGGGCCGGATCGAACTGCCGCGCGGGAATGACGGGCATTACTACCTCACCGCCGAGGTGAACGGCGCGCCCATCCGCTTCGTCGTGGATACCGGCGCGTCGGACGTGGTTCTGAGCCGGAAGGATGCCGAGAAGGCCGGCTTCGACCCCGATACGCTCAGCTTTCATGGCCGCGCGGTGACCGCGAATGGCAGCATCCGCACCGCACCGGTCCGGATCGACAGCCTCGACGCCGGCGGGATCGAGGAGCGCGACGTGCGCGCGGTGGTGAATGGCGGGGAGCTTGATACGTCGCTCCTCGGCATGTCCTATCTCGAACGGTTCGGGAGCATCGAGATCGGCGACGGGCGGCTCATCCTGACACGCTGA
- the lptG gene encoding LPS export ABC transporter permease LptG, with protein sequence MILHLYFARKFLWTFLGLALTFAVLLGLIDLVDEVQDNPNLPFGEVLEIVLLNMPHANYEIMPLVLILASVGLFVRLARSSELVVVRAAGRSALAGLAGPATVAALIGVLAITMFNPIVAASSKRYSDLNNRIAGVGENVLAISAEGLWLRQGTAAGQTVIHAASASPDLSVLYDATFIGFSPAGDPASRVTAATAELGAGEWTLRDAKYWDLTTGSNPEAGARFEAEMTMPASLTRERIVESFGKPEFIPIWDLPRFIAQLETAGFSARRYAVWFQMELAQPLFLIALVVIGAAFTMRHARLANTGTSVLAAVMLGFGLHYIRNFAQVLGENGQIPVALAAWAPPVASLLLAFGIFLQREDA encoded by the coding sequence ATGATCCTGCATCTTTATTTCGCGCGGAAATTCCTCTGGACGTTTCTCGGCCTCGCGCTGACCTTCGCGGTGCTTCTGGGCCTCATCGACCTGGTGGACGAGGTGCAGGACAATCCCAACCTGCCCTTCGGCGAAGTGCTCGAGATCGTCCTTCTGAACATGCCGCACGCGAATTACGAGATCATGCCGCTGGTTCTCATACTGGCCTCCGTCGGGCTTTTCGTGCGCCTCGCGCGGTCGTCGGAGCTTGTGGTGGTGCGCGCGGCGGGGCGCTCGGCGCTGGCCGGCCTGGCCGGTCCGGCGACGGTGGCCGCGCTGATCGGCGTGCTGGCGATCACGATGTTCAACCCGATCGTCGCCGCCTCATCGAAACGCTACAGCGATCTCAACAACCGCATCGCGGGGGTGGGCGAGAACGTGCTTGCCATCTCGGCCGAGGGATTGTGGCTGCGCCAGGGAACGGCCGCCGGACAGACGGTCATCCATGCCGCGAGCGCGAGCCCCGATCTCAGCGTGCTCTACGACGCGACCTTCATAGGTTTCAGCCCCGCGGGCGACCCGGCCTCGCGGGTGACGGCCGCCACCGCCGAGCTTGGCGCGGGAGAGTGGACGCTTCGCGACGCGAAATACTGGGACCTCACGACCGGGTCGAACCCCGAGGCGGGCGCGCGGTTCGAAGCGGAAATGACGATGCCCGCATCGCTCACCCGCGAACGGATCGTCGAGAGTTTCGGCAAGCCGGAGTTCATCCCGATCTGGGATCTGCCGCGTTTCATCGCGCAGCTCGAGACCGCCGGGTTCTCGGCGCGCCGCTATGCCGTCTGGTTCCAGATGGAGCTTGCCCAGCCGCTGTTTCTCATCGCGCTGGTGGTGATCGGGGCGGCATTCACGATGCGCCACGCGCGGCTGGCCAATACGGGCACGTCGGTGCTGGCCGCGGTGATGCTGGGCTTCGGCCTGCACTACATCCGGAACTTCGCGCAGGTGCTGGGGGAAAACGGGCAGATCCCCGTGGCGCTTGCCGCCTGGGCACCGCCGGTGGCGTCGCTTCTGCTTGCCTTCGGCATCTTCCTGCAGCGAGAAGACGCGTGA
- a CDS encoding DNA polymerase III subunit chi gives MGAAYFYHLTRRPLEATLPMLLEKALGAGWRVAVRGVAPDRMAALDEALWRGPDDAFLPHGLAGGDHDADQPVLLTTAEEMPNGARCLMTIDGAPVSPEEVQTLERVCVVFDGNDEAALETARAQWKALTSAGCAAQYWSEESGRWEKKAEK, from the coding sequence ATGGGCGCCGCCTATTTCTACCATCTGACGCGCCGCCCGCTCGAGGCGACGCTGCCCATGCTGCTCGAGAAGGCCCTGGGCGCGGGCTGGCGTGTCGCGGTGCGCGGGGTCGCGCCCGACCGGATGGCGGCCCTCGACGAGGCGCTCTGGCGCGGGCCCGATGACGCGTTTCTTCCCCACGGTCTCGCAGGGGGCGACCATGACGCGGATCAGCCCGTGCTGCTCACCACCGCCGAGGAGATGCCGAACGGCGCGCGCTGCCTCATGACGATCGACGGCGCGCCCGTCTCCCCCGAAGAGGTGCAGACGCTCGAACGGGTATGCGTGGTCTTCGATGGCAACGACGAGGCGGCGCTCGAGACCGCGCGCGCGCAATGGAAGGCGCTCACTTCCGCGGGTTGCGCGGCGCAATACTGGTCCGAGGAAAGCGGCCGCTGGGAGAAGAAAGCCGAGAAGTAG